The Pseudomonas berkeleyensis genome includes a region encoding these proteins:
- a CDS encoding class I SAM-dependent methyltransferase translates to MPERARTSSAHISPSAHYTGYVWYRHRLADPAFVTGFGRFVHKLLWPVTWGARAGFGLDIEALLLQRHLQIDAQLRAAIEQGGVRQVVEIACGLSPRGRRFCTRYPHLQYLEADLPAMAARKRLLLHGEGWLDGRHQVCAVDILAERGNQRLAALFAELDHSQPVVVITEGLVNYFPLALIEGFWSRLAAELRGFSQGIYLTELYPDLHEHPRYRQLRWGVELIGRLTRGSYPLHYRDHAEIVAGFQRCGFDQVQVLDPSADAVSLGLPATRLPGLVRVIQAQV, encoded by the coding sequence ATGCCTGAACGCGCCCGAACCAGTAGTGCTCATATCAGCCCTTCGGCGCACTACACCGGCTATGTCTGGTATCGCCATCGCTTGGCCGACCCGGCATTCGTCACTGGCTTCGGGCGCTTCGTGCACAAGCTGTTGTGGCCTGTTACCTGGGGCGCGCGGGCGGGTTTCGGCCTGGATATCGAGGCGCTTCTGCTGCAGCGTCATTTGCAGATCGACGCGCAACTGCGTGCGGCCATCGAGCAGGGCGGTGTTCGCCAGGTGGTGGAGATCGCCTGTGGCCTGTCGCCGCGTGGTCGTCGTTTCTGTACGCGTTATCCACATCTGCAGTACCTCGAGGCCGACCTGCCGGCCATGGCTGCGCGCAAACGTCTGCTGCTGCATGGCGAGGGCTGGCTGGATGGCCGTCATCAGGTGTGTGCGGTGGATATCCTTGCCGAGCGTGGTAATCAGCGTCTGGCGGCACTGTTCGCCGAGCTTGATCACAGTCAGCCGGTGGTGGTGATCACCGAGGGATTGGTCAACTACTTCCCGCTGGCGTTGATCGAGGGCTTCTGGAGCCGCCTTGCTGCTGAATTGCGCGGATTCTCCCAGGGTATCTACCTGACCGAACTCTATCCCGATCTGCATGAGCACCCGCGTTATCGCCAGTTGCGCTGGGGCGTCGAGCTGATCGGTCGGCTGACCCGTGGCAGCTACCCGCTGCATTATCGCGATCACGCGGAAATCGTGGCGGGCTTCCAGCGCTGCGGATTCGATCAGGTGCAGGTGCTCGACCCCAGTGCCGATGCGGTGAGCCTCGGCCTGCCGGCGACGCGCCTACCCGGTCTGGTGCGGGTGATTCAAGCGCAGGTCTAG
- a CDS encoding alpha/beta fold hydrolase — MHYRTDYSTALLAAPPSVVDIAGWRLHYQAYSTRQRDTRQPVLLLGGAFQSFRSFAAEVDELLTTHPVILLDLPSQGGNLQLAPELALEQLADLIAGFAEQLQLPPLMPIGLSYGSALAALFAARHPQRCARLLLAGITAFGRPGARLMLEEGLALLDEGRTAEFAQGALTGLLNPLHLNDTGISPVFRKALLRQIQRLSPAEVERYRQNSRRLLAFGGFIEHPQCPTLVLAGEHDHFTQPWEHAHFAAACRQGECALIHQADHLAQFERREACAALYRPFLNQRPLPLRSPGSTRLPFEQLLSLEKRTEPRLAPRQRQAWLRHAEGQRWPVELRELGFFGGLLQADLPAVLPRRGWQLQIGDLPPQHLLPLRHEQQDLAFVFPHTDAEASLALAELIHPAPLPAAACA; from the coding sequence ATGCATTACCGCACCGACTACAGCACCGCCCTGCTGGCCGCACCGCCCTCCGTCGTGGATATCGCCGGCTGGCGCCTGCATTACCAGGCCTATTCGACCCGCCAGCGCGACACTCGCCAGCCCGTACTGCTGTTGGGCGGCGCCTTTCAGAGCTTTCGCTCCTTCGCTGCCGAGGTCGACGAACTGCTCACCACGCACCCGGTCATCCTGCTCGACCTGCCCAGCCAGGGCGGCAACCTGCAACTGGCACCGGAGCTTGCCCTGGAACAGTTGGCTGATCTGATCGCAGGCTTCGCCGAACAATTGCAGCTACCGCCGCTGATGCCCATTGGCCTGTCTTACGGCTCGGCACTGGCCGCGCTGTTCGCCGCTCGGCATCCGCAACGCTGCGCTCGTCTTTTGCTCGCAGGCATCACCGCCTTCGGCCGCCCCGGCGCCCGCCTGATGCTGGAAGAGGGCCTGGCCCTGCTCGATGAAGGTCGCACGGCGGAATTCGCCCAGGGCGCCCTGACAGGGTTGCTCAATCCGTTACACCTGAACGACACCGGCATATCTCCGGTGTTTCGCAAGGCGTTGCTGCGGCAGATCCAGCGCCTGAGCCCAGCCGAGGTGGAGCGCTATCGGCAGAACAGCCGGCGCCTGCTGGCGTTCGGCGGCTTCATCGAGCATCCGCAGTGCCCGACACTGGTATTGGCCGGCGAGCACGATCATTTCACTCAACCCTGGGAGCACGCGCATTTCGCTGCGGCCTGCCGTCAGGGTGAATGCGCCCTGATTCACCAGGCAGACCATCTCGCCCAGTTCGAACGGCGCGAGGCCTGCGCAGCGCTCTATCGCCCCTTTCTCAATCAACGCCCACTGCCATTACGCAGTCCAGGCAGCACCCGCCTGCCGTTCGAGCAGTTGCTTTCCCTGGAGAAACGCACCGAACCACGCCTGGCGCCGCGGCAGCGCCAGGCATGGCTGCGGCACGCCGAAGGCCAACGATGGCCGGTAGAATTGCGCGAACTGGGCTTCTTTGGCGGGCTATTGCAGGCCGACCTGCCCGCCGTGTTGCCAAGGCGCGGCTGGCAACTGCAGATAGGCGATCTGCCGCCTCAACACCTGTTGCCGCTGCGCCATGAGCAGCAGGATCTGGCCTTCGTTTTCCCACATACCGATGCCGAAGCCAGCCTGGCGCTGGCCGAGCTGATCCACCCGGCACCGCTACCGGCAGCGGCCTGCGCATAA
- a CDS encoding glutamate-5-semialdehyde dehydrogenase yields the protein MTESVHDYMTRLGQAARQASRVLARASTAQKNRALQAAANALDAARAELTAANELDLSAARASGLEPAMVDRLALTPKVIDGMIEGLRQVATLPDPIGEIQDMRYLPSGIQVGRMRVPLGVIGIIYESRPNVTIDAASLCLKSGNATILRGGSEAIHSNQAIARCIQQGLAEADLPAAAVQVVETTDRAAVGELISMPAFVDVIVPRGGKGLIERISRDAKVPVIKHLDGVCHVYVDIAADIDKAIRVCDNAKTQRYSPCNAMETLLVHSAIAARVLPPLAAIYRDKGVELRGDAATRELLGSDVLEASEDDWFAEYNAPILAIRIVDSLDAAIEHINHYGSQHTDSIITENFSDARRFLTEVDSASVMVNASTRFADGFEYGLGAEIGISTDKLHARGPVGLDGLTSQKYVVFGDGHIRT from the coding sequence ATGACCGAGTCCGTGCACGACTACATGACCCGCCTGGGCCAGGCTGCCCGCCAGGCTTCGCGGGTGCTCGCCCGTGCCAGCACCGCGCAGAAGAACCGCGCGCTGCAGGCCGCTGCCAATGCCCTCGACGCCGCTCGCGCCGAGCTGACTGCCGCCAATGAACTGGATTTGAGCGCTGCGCGCGCCAGTGGCCTGGAACCGGCCATGGTCGACCGCCTGGCGCTGACCCCGAAGGTCATCGACGGCATGATCGAAGGTCTGCGCCAGGTGGCTACGCTGCCCGACCCGATTGGCGAGATCCAGGACATGCGCTACCTGCCTTCCGGCATCCAGGTCGGTCGCATGCGCGTGCCGCTGGGCGTGATCGGCATCATCTACGAGTCGCGCCCGAACGTGACCATCGATGCTGCCAGCCTGTGCCTGAAGTCCGGCAACGCCACCATCCTGCGTGGTGGTTCGGAAGCCATTCATTCCAACCAGGCGATTGCCCGCTGCATCCAGCAGGGCCTGGCCGAGGCCGACCTGCCGGCCGCTGCCGTGCAGGTGGTGGAAACCACTGATCGCGCTGCCGTCGGCGAGCTGATCAGCATGCCGGCCTTCGTCGACGTGATCGTGCCGCGTGGCGGCAAGGGCCTGATCGAGCGTATCAGCCGCGACGCCAAGGTGCCGGTGATCAAGCATCTGGACGGTGTCTGCCATGTCTATGTCGACATCGCCGCCGACATCGACAAGGCCATCCGCGTCTGCGACAACGCCAAGACCCAGCGCTACTCGCCCTGCAATGCCATGGAAACCTTGCTGGTTCATTCCGCCATCGCGGCTCGTGTGCTGCCGCCGCTGGCCGCCATCTACCGTGACAAGGGTGTGGAGCTGCGTGGCGATGCTGCGACGCGCGAGCTGCTTGGCAGTGATGTGCTGGAGGCCAGCGAGGACGACTGGTTTGCCGAGTACAACGCGCCGATCCTGGCGATTCGCATCGTCGACTCCCTGGATGCTGCCATCGAGCACATCAACCACTACGGCTCGCAGCACACCGATTCGATCATCACCGAGAACTTCAGTGACGCGCGGCGCTTCCTCACCGAGGTGGATTCCGCCTCGGTGATGGTCAATGCCTCCACCCGTTTCGCCGATGGTTTCGAGTACGGCCTGGGTGCGGAGATCGGTATCTCCACCGACAAGCTGCATGCGCGTGGGCCGGTGGGTCTGGATGGGCTGACCAGCCAGAAATACGTGGTCTTTGGCGATGGACACATTCGCACCTAA
- the nadD gene encoding nicotinate-nucleotide adenylyltransferase — MKRTDAQSHGARRIGLLGGTFNPVHIGHLRAALEVAEFMLLDELRLIPSARPPHREAPQATAEQRLAMVQLAVADEAQLTVDDRELRRDKPSYTVDTLESVRAELAEGDQLYLLLGWDAFCGLPGWHRWEELLDHCHLLVLQRPDADSEAPEALRDLLAARSVSDPLSLSGAGGQISFIWQTPLAISATQIRQLLATGRSARYLLPDAVLAYIQAHDLYRAPNA; from the coding sequence ATGAAGCGTACTGACGCCCAGAGTCACGGCGCCCGACGTATTGGCCTGCTTGGCGGTACCTTCAACCCGGTGCATATCGGCCACTTGCGTGCAGCGTTGGAGGTGGCCGAGTTCATGCTGCTCGACGAGCTGCGCCTGATACCCAGCGCGCGGCCGCCGCACCGGGAGGCGCCGCAAGCGACTGCCGAGCAGCGTCTGGCCATGGTGCAACTGGCGGTGGCCGATGAAGCGCAACTGACGGTCGATGACCGAGAGCTGCGCCGAGACAAACCGTCGTACACGGTCGACACCCTGGAATCGGTGCGCGCCGAGCTGGCGGAGGGCGATCAGCTGTATCTGCTGCTCGGCTGGGATGCCTTCTGCGGCCTGCCTGGCTGGCACCGCTGGGAGGAACTGCTCGATCACTGCCACCTGCTGGTGCTGCAACGGCCCGATGCCGACAGCGAGGCACCGGAGGCGCTGCGCGATCTGCTGGCGGCGCGCAGTGTCAGCGACCCGTTGAGTCTGAGCGGGGCAGGCGGGCAAATCAGTTTCATCTGGCAGACTCCGCTGGCGATTTCCGCCACGCAGATCCGCCAATTGCTGGCAACCGGTCGTTCGGCGCGCTATCTGCTGCCGGATGCGGTGCTTGCCTATATCCAGGCGCACGATCTGTACCGTGCGCCCAATGCTTGA
- the rsfS gene encoding ribosome silencing factor, which yields MPSAELVKIAVAALEEIKATDITVIDVKEKTSITDFMVIASGSSSRQVKSLVENVVEKVKEQGVRPIGSEGLDSGEWALLDLGDVVVHVMLPTARQFYDLERLWQGAEQSRAQHSAE from the coding sequence ATGCCCAGCGCTGAGCTGGTCAAGATCGCCGTAGCGGCACTGGAAGAAATCAAGGCCACCGACATCACCGTCATCGACGTCAAGGAAAAGACCAGCATCACCGATTTCATGGTGATCGCCAGTGGTAGCTCGAGCCGTCAGGTCAAGTCGCTGGTGGAAAATGTGGTGGAGAAGGTCAAGGAGCAGGGCGTGCGCCCGATCGGCAGCGAAGGCCTGGACAGCGGCGAGTGGGCACTGCTCGACCTGGGCGACGTCGTCGTTCACGTCATGCTGCCGACCGCGCGTCAGTTCTACGACCTCGAGCGCCTGTGGCAGGGTGCCGAGCAGAGCCGCGCGCAACATTCGGCCGAGTAA
- the rlmH gene encoding 23S rRNA (pseudouridine(1915)-N(3))-methyltransferase RlmH, which translates to MRIKLIAVGSRMPRWVEEGWQEYVKRLPAELPLELVEIPLNTRGKNADVARLIRQEGEAMLSKVQPGERIVTLEVNGRPWSTEQLAAELDRWRLDARNVNLMVGGPEGLAPEVCARSEQRWSLSPLTLPHPLVRILLGEQIYRAWTVLSGHPYHK; encoded by the coding sequence GTGCGGATCAAACTGATCGCCGTCGGATCGCGAATGCCGCGTTGGGTCGAGGAAGGCTGGCAGGAGTACGTCAAGCGCCTGCCGGCCGAGCTGCCCCTGGAGCTGGTGGAGATCCCGCTGAATACCCGGGGCAAGAACGCCGATGTCGCGCGCCTGATCCGTCAGGAGGGTGAAGCCATGCTGAGCAAGGTGCAGCCTGGCGAACGTATCGTCACCCTCGAGGTCAATGGCAGGCCGTGGAGCACCGAGCAGTTGGCCGCGGAGCTGGATCGCTGGCGTCTGGACGCACGCAACGTCAACCTCATGGTCGGCGGCCCGGAAGGGCTGGCGCCGGAGGTATGCGCGCGTAGCGAACAGCGCTGGTCGCTGTCGCCACTGACCTTGCCGCATCCGCTGGTGCGTATTCTGCTCGGTGAGCAAATCTATCGGGCCTGGACCGTGCTGTCCGGCCACCCGTACCACAAGTGA
- the mrdA gene encoding penicillin-binding protein 2, which yields MPQPIRLKDHEKDARMVRRRVLVGGAFILLLTLVLIMRMYYLQVIQYEHHSTLAENNRIHVQPIPPTRGLIFDRNGVIIADNRPSFSLTVTRERAGDWLQVLDTVVEVLELTDDDRALFERRVRQGRRPFEPVPILFELSEEQIARVAVNQFRLPGVEVAAQLVRHYPQQEHFAHSVGYVGRINEQELKRIDPTDYAGTHHIGKTGIERFYEDELHGEVGYEEVETNARGRVLRVLNRIDPKPGKDIVLSLDVKLQEAAEHALGGRRGAVVAIDPNNGEVLAMVSQPSFDPNPFVTGISFKAYGELRDSIDQPLYNRVLRGLYPPGSTIKPMVAVSGLDAGVVTPTSRVFDPGFYQLPNHSHKYRNWNRTGDGWVDLNLAIARSNDTYFYDLAHKMGVDRMHDYMSRFGLGQRVSLDMFEETAGLMPSRDWKRARYRQPWYPGETLILGIGQGYMQTTPLQLAQATALMATRGKWIRPHLAKSIAGRLPVDPNPMPDIVLRDPKFWDYGIRGMEEVLHGPRGTARKVGDSSVYRIAGKSGTAQVVAIKQGEKYDRNKVQERHRDHALFIGFAPADKPQIAVAVMVENGESGSGVAAPVVKQVMDAWLLDENGQLKAEFAAPKPTEVSQR from the coding sequence ATGCCCCAGCCGATTCGCCTCAAGGATCACGAAAAAGACGCACGCATGGTTCGGCGCCGTGTGCTGGTCGGGGGCGCTTTCATCCTGCTGCTGACGCTCGTGCTGATCATGCGCATGTATTACCTGCAGGTGATTCAGTATGAGCATCACAGCACCCTGGCGGAAAACAACCGTATCCACGTGCAGCCGATCCCGCCGACGCGCGGGCTGATTTTCGACCGCAATGGTGTGATCATCGCCGACAACCGGCCGAGCTTCAGCCTGACCGTGACGCGAGAGCGCGCCGGAGACTGGTTGCAGGTGCTCGATACCGTGGTCGAAGTGCTGGAGTTGACCGACGATGATCGGGCGCTGTTCGAGCGTCGCGTGCGCCAGGGGCGCCGTCCGTTCGAGCCGGTGCCTATCCTGTTCGAGTTGTCCGAGGAGCAGATCGCCCGTGTGGCGGTCAACCAGTTCCGCCTGCCGGGCGTCGAGGTGGCGGCGCAACTGGTGCGGCATTACCCGCAGCAGGAACACTTCGCGCATTCCGTCGGTTATGTCGGGCGTATCAACGAGCAGGAGCTCAAACGCATCGATCCGACCGATTACGCCGGCACGCACCATATCGGCAAGACCGGTATCGAACGTTTCTACGAAGATGAGCTGCACGGCGAGGTCGGTTACGAGGAAGTCGAGACCAACGCGCGTGGCCGCGTGTTGCGTGTGCTCAATCGCATCGACCCGAAACCGGGCAAGGACATCGTCCTCAGCCTCGACGTGAAGCTGCAGGAGGCCGCCGAGCATGCTCTGGGCGGCCGCCGGGGTGCGGTGGTGGCGATCGACCCGAACAACGGCGAAGTGTTGGCGATGGTCAGCCAGCCCAGCTTCGACCCCAACCCCTTCGTCACCGGCATCAGCTTCAAGGCCTATGGCGAGCTGCGTGATTCCATCGACCAGCCGCTCTACAACCGCGTGCTGCGCGGCCTTTACCCGCCCGGCTCGACGATCAAGCCGATGGTCGCTGTGTCCGGTCTCGATGCTGGCGTGGTCACGCCCACCTCGCGGGTGTTCGACCCCGGCTTCTATCAATTGCCCAATCACAGCCACAAGTACCGCAACTGGAACCGCACCGGTGACGGTTGGGTCGACCTCAACCTGGCCATCGCCCGCTCCAACGACACCTATTTCTACGATCTGGCGCACAAAATGGGCGTCGACCGCATGCATGACTACATGAGTCGCTTCGGCCTGGGTCAGCGGGTTTCGCTGGACATGTTCGAGGAAACCGCCGGGCTGATGCCTTCGCGCGACTGGAAGCGAGCTCGCTACCGCCAGCCCTGGTATCCGGGTGAGACCCTGATTCTCGGTATCGGCCAGGGCTATATGCAGACCACGCCGCTGCAACTGGCGCAGGCTACGGCGCTGATGGCCACGCGCGGCAAGTGGATTCGCCCACACCTGGCCAAGAGCATTGCCGGTCGCCTGCCCGTCGACCCCAATCCGATGCCGGATATCGTGCTGCGTGATCCGAAATTCTGGGATTACGGTATTCGCGGTATGGAAGAAGTGCTGCACGGCCCTCGTGGTACCGCGCGCAAGGTGGGCGACAGTTCGGTCTATCGCATCGCCGGCAAGAGCGGTACCGCGCAGGTGGTGGCGATCAAGCAGGGCGAGAAGTACGACCGCAACAAGGTGCAGGAGCGCCATCGCGACCATGCATTGTTCATAGGCTTCGCCCCGGCAGACAAGCCGCAGATCGCCGTGGCGGTCATGGTGGAAAACGGCGAATCCGGTTCCGGTGTCGCTGCCCCGGTGGTCAAGCAGGTGATGGACGCCTGGCTGCTGGATGAAAACGGTCAGCTCAAGGCTGAGTTCGCAGCGCCGAAGCCCACCGAGGTCAGTCAGCGATGA
- the rodA gene encoding rod shape-determining protein RodA has product MRRRATLLQRLHIDGWLLLLLLVLGAGSLFILYSASGKNIDLLLKQASSFGIGMVAVVVIAQFDPRFMARWVPLAYVIGVALLTVVEVMGHTAMGATRWINIPGVIRFQPSELMKIIMPMTIAWYLSRHNLPPRFKHIVISLAMIGVPFVLIVKQPDLGTSLLILASGAFVIFMAGLQWRWIVGAAAAVVPIAVGMWYFVMHDYQKRRVLTFLNPESDPLGAGWNIIQSKAAIGSGGVLGKGWLLGTQSHLDFLPESHTDFIIAVLAEEFGLVGVCLLLLLYLLLLARGLVITVQAQTLFGKLLAGALTMTFFVYVFVNIGMVSGLLPVVGVPLPFISYGGTHLVTLLSGFGILMAIHTHRKWIAQV; this is encoded by the coding sequence CTGCGTCGCCGTGCCACTCTGCTACAGCGCCTGCATATCGACGGCTGGCTGTTGCTGCTGCTACTGGTGCTTGGCGCCGGCAGCCTGTTCATCCTTTATTCGGCCAGCGGCAAGAACATCGATCTGTTGCTCAAGCAGGCGTCGTCCTTCGGCATCGGCATGGTCGCGGTGGTCGTGATCGCCCAGTTCGATCCGCGCTTCATGGCGCGCTGGGTGCCGCTGGCTTATGTCATCGGCGTCGCGCTGCTGACCGTGGTGGAGGTCATGGGCCACACTGCGATGGGCGCTACGCGCTGGATCAACATCCCAGGGGTGATCCGCTTCCAGCCCTCGGAGCTGATGAAAATCATCATGCCGATGACCATCGCCTGGTACCTGTCCCGGCATAATCTGCCGCCACGTTTCAAACACATCGTCATCAGCCTGGCGATGATCGGCGTGCCCTTCGTGCTGATCGTCAAGCAGCCGGATCTGGGAACCTCGCTGCTGATTCTTGCCTCGGGCGCCTTCGTCATCTTCATGGCCGGCCTGCAATGGCGCTGGATCGTCGGCGCCGCCGCCGCAGTGGTGCCGATCGCGGTGGGCATGTGGTACTTCGTGATGCACGACTACCAGAAACGCCGCGTGCTGACCTTCCTCAATCCAGAGAGCGACCCGCTGGGGGCCGGCTGGAACATCATCCAGTCCAAGGCTGCCATCGGCTCCGGCGGTGTACTGGGCAAGGGCTGGCTGCTGGGTACCCAGTCGCACCTGGATTTTTTGCCGGAAAGTCATACGGACTTTATCATTGCCGTGCTCGCTGAAGAGTTCGGCCTGGTTGGTGTCTGTTTGTTGCTGTTGTTGTACCTGCTGTTGCTTGCACGCGGTTTGGTGATTACCGTCCAGGCTCAGACGCTGTTCGGCAAGCTGCTGGCAGGTGCGTTGACCATGACCTTCTTCGTCTATGTATTCGTCAACATCGGCATGGTCAGTGGGCTGCTTCCTGTCGTGGGCGTGCCACTGCCTTTCATTAGCTACGGCGGAACCCATCTGGTCACGCTGTTGTCAGGCTTCGGGATATTGATGGCGATCCACACTCACAGAAAGTGGATCGCTCAGGTTTGA
- the mltB gene encoding lytic murein transglycosylase B — translation MHALRNWTARAFVGVGLAGLLGGGAQALAADYQDSPQVTEFVEEMTRDYGFASEQLYALFAEVERKQAILDAISRPAEKVKPWKEYRPIFITDKRIAQGVEFWNKHQAALEKAEAEYGVPPQFIVAIIGVETFYGGNTGSWRVMDALSTLAFDYPPRAPFFRKELREFLMLTREEQVDPITLKGSYAGAMGLPQFMPSSFRAYAVDFDGDGHINIWSNPTDAIGSVASYFKRHGWQAGGQVASRVEVSGARVDEGLTQGLDPVKNVAELRALGWNSKDALAEDVPVTAFRLEGAEGDEYWFGLPNFYTITRYNRSVMYAMAVNQLAELLVEARGNR, via the coding sequence ATGCATGCATTGCGCAATTGGACCGCTCGGGCATTTGTGGGCGTAGGTCTTGCTGGTCTGCTCGGTGGCGGCGCCCAGGCGCTGGCAGCCGATTACCAGGACTCGCCACAGGTAACCGAGTTCGTCGAGGAAATGACCCGCGACTACGGCTTTGCCAGTGAGCAACTGTACGCGCTGTTCGCCGAGGTCGAGCGCAAGCAGGCCATCCTCGACGCGATTTCGCGGCCGGCCGAGAAGGTCAAGCCCTGGAAGGAATACCGGCCGATCTTCATCACCGACAAGCGCATCGCTCAAGGCGTGGAGTTCTGGAACAAGCATCAGGCCGCGCTGGAAAAGGCCGAGGCCGAATACGGCGTACCGCCGCAGTTCATCGTCGCCATCATCGGCGTGGAAACCTTCTACGGCGGTAATACCGGTAGCTGGCGGGTGATGGACGCACTGTCGACCCTGGCTTTCGATTACCCGCCGCGTGCGCCGTTCTTCCGCAAGGAACTGCGTGAATTCCTCATGCTCACCCGTGAAGAACAGGTCGACCCGATTACGCTCAAGGGCTCCTACGCCGGTGCCATGGGCCTGCCGCAGTTCATGCCGAGCAGCTTCCGCGCCTATGCCGTGGACTTCGACGGCGATGGCCATATCAATATCTGGAGCAACCCCACCGATGCCATCGGCAGCGTCGCCAGCTACTTCAAGCGTCACGGCTGGCAAGCCGGTGGCCAGGTGGCCAGCCGCGTCGAAGTCAGCGGTGCACGCGTCGACGAAGGCCTGACCCAGGGGCTCGACCCGGTGAAGAATGTCGCCGAGCTGCGGGCTCTGGGCTGGAACAGCAAGGATGCCCTCGCCGAGGACGTGCCGGTGACCGCGTTTCGTCTGGAAGGCGCAGAAGGCGACGAATACTGGTTCGGTCTGCCCAACTTCTACACCATCACCCGCTACAATCGCAGCGTGATGTATGCCATGGCGGTCAACCAGCTCGCCGAGCTGCTGGTCGAAGCACGGGGTAATCGATGA
- a CDS encoding septal ring lytic transglycosylase RlpA family protein: protein MSSSKLLPLAACVTAALLLASCSSNRAPQPVVTPGQSAGISGPDDFNRPHRDGAPWWDVDVSKIQDAIPMPHYGPVKASPYVVFGKQYYPIQDARRYQATGPASWYGTKFHGQATANGETYDLYGMTAAHKTLPLPSYVRVTNLENGKVVILRVNDRGPFYSDRIIDLSFAAAKKLGYAEKGTARVKVEGIDPHEWWAQQGRPVPLVLANNQPAKAAVAQPVAQAMPQVVEQYSPPPAQHAAAVVPVQIDAKKNDSLAASGLYLQVGAFANPDAAELLKSKLSQTTSVPVFISSVVRDQQILHRVRLGPISNQGEAEQLQSSVRLANLGQPTLVRAD, encoded by the coding sequence ATGAGTTCGTCCAAACTGCTGCCGCTGGCAGCTTGCGTGACCGCAGCGCTGCTGCTGGCGAGCTGTTCTTCCAATCGCGCCCCGCAGCCGGTGGTGACGCCGGGGCAGTCGGCAGGCATTTCCGGCCCGGATGACTTCAACCGGCCACACCGCGATGGCGCGCCTTGGTGGGACGTCGACGTTTCGAAGATTCAGGATGCCATCCCCATGCCGCACTATGGCCCGGTCAAGGCCAGCCCATATGTGGTATTCGGCAAGCAGTACTACCCGATCCAGGATGCCCGCCGCTACCAGGCGACAGGGCCGGCTTCCTGGTACGGCACCAAGTTCCATGGTCAGGCCACCGCCAATGGTGAGACCTACGACCTGTACGGCATGACCGCCGCGCACAAGACCCTGCCGCTGCCCAGTTACGTACGGGTGACCAACCTGGAGAACGGCAAGGTCGTGATCCTGCGGGTCAACGACCGCGGGCCGTTCTATTCCGATCGCATCATCGACCTGTCCTTCGCTGCGGCGAAGAAGCTCGGCTATGCCGAGAAGGGCACGGCGCGGGTCAAGGTCGAGGGTATCGATCCGCATGAATGGTGGGCACAGCAGGGCCGTCCGGTGCCGCTGGTGCTGGCCAACAATCAGCCGGCCAAAGCCGCGGTTGCCCAGCCCGTCGCGCAGGCGATGCCGCAAGTGGTCGAGCAGTACTCGCCACCACCGGCGCAGCACGCTGCGGCCGTGGTGCCGGTGCAGATCGACGCAAAAAAAAACGATTCACTCGCAGCCTCTGGCCTGTATCTCCAGGTGGGAGCCTTCGCCAATCCGGACGCTGCGGAGCTGCTCAAGTCCAAGTTGAGTCAGACGACCAGTGTGCCGGTGTTCATCAGCTCAGTGGTACGCGACCAGCAGATTCTGCATCGCGTGCGCCTGGGGCCGATCAGCAACCAGGGCGAGGCTGAGCAGCTGCAGAGCAGCGTGCGCCTGGCCAACCTGGGGCAGCCCACGCTGGTGCGGGCCGACTGA